In Candidatus Binatia bacterium, one DNA window encodes the following:
- a CDS encoding Zn-ribbon domain-containing OB-fold protein: protein MNEPPKEGIKYITTTVRLPYDYVAGDYKARYLRALKDKTILGSKCSKTGKVLVPPMVNSAESFAPANEFVEVADRGVITTFCIVNIPVIGRSLEIPYVAASVALDGADISIFALIQECPAADVRMGMRVEAVWKPDGERTGGYEDILHFRPTGEPDAPQESYINRL from the coding sequence ATGAACGAGCCACCCAAAGAAGGGATCAAATACATCACCACAACCGTGCGACTCCCGTACGACTACGTCGCCGGCGACTACAAGGCACGCTACCTGCGCGCACTCAAGGACAAGACAATCCTGGGCTCGAAGTGTTCGAAGACAGGCAAAGTCTTGGTACCGCCGATGGTGAACTCAGCCGAAAGCTTCGCCCCCGCCAACGAGTTCGTCGAGGTCGCGGACCGGGGAGTGATCACCACCTTCTGCATCGTCAATATCCCGGTGATCGGCCGCAGCCTCGAAATCCCCTACGTCGCGGCCTCGGTGGCGCTCGACGGCGCCGACATTTCGATCTTCGCGCTCATCCAGGAGTGCCCCGCCGCCGACGTGCGCATGGGCATGCGTGTCGAGGCGGTGTGGAAACCCGACGGCGAGCGCACCGGCGGGTACGAAGACATTCTCCACTTCCGGCCGACCGGCGAACCCGACGCGCCGCAAGAGTCCTACATCAACCGACTGTGA
- a CDS encoding OB-fold domain-containing protein encodes MSERSTTAVPSVEPMRQQLTMEFPYKHSTGPVIGRFLAGLKEQKKIWGQRAAGQGVVVPPTGYSEIDASAGSEWVEVKDTGVVTAVAVVRNPIDGLHPFSSPFAFVLVRLDGADTAMAHVVKDNLDQLKVGAHVKAVWAPDDQRSGTIRDIACFQLIA; translated from the coding sequence ATGAGTGAACGATCGACCACCGCCGTACCGTCCGTCGAGCCGATGCGCCAGCAGCTGACCATGGAGTTTCCGTACAAACACTCCACCGGCCCCGTCATCGGACGCTTCCTCGCCGGGCTGAAGGAGCAAAAGAAGATCTGGGGTCAACGGGCGGCCGGGCAAGGGGTGGTCGTGCCACCGACCGGCTACTCCGAGATCGATGCCTCGGCGGGAAGTGAGTGGGTGGAGGTCAAGGACACCGGTGTCGTCACTGCCGTCGCCGTCGTACGCAACCCCATCGATGGATTGCACCCGTTTTCGTCGCCGTTTGCATTCGTCCTTGTCCGCCTCGACGGCGCCGACACCGCCATGGCGCATGTCGTCAAGGACAATCTCGACCAGCTCAAAGTCGGCGCCCACGTCAAAGCCGTGTGGGCGCCGGACGATCAGCGCAGCGGAACGATCCGAGATATCGCCTGCTTCCAGCTGATCGCGTAG
- a CDS encoding NUDIX hydrolase, which produces MSKSAPATAHPAATVVLLREGDHGCETLLVRRNVQLSFHGGAWVFPGGRIDPEDYAAAGDPSDMVAAGRCAAVREAREEAGVGIEHSGLRLFSRWVTPEGLPKRFDTLFFVARASNDTVQVDGGEIHEHRWLRPDEALALHRPGEFDLPPPTFVTLTQLAAHRAVDEILTAAPPGPLEPFAPRLHLIPEGACSLYAGDAAYESGDVHLPGPRHRLWMTEAGWRYERSATIGERSSAPAVQMEKPL; this is translated from the coding sequence ATGTCGAAATCAGCCCCAGCTACCGCTCATCCAGCCGCTACCGTCGTCTTGCTCCGTGAAGGCGACCACGGATGCGAGACGTTGCTTGTCCGGCGCAATGTGCAGCTGTCGTTTCACGGAGGAGCGTGGGTTTTTCCGGGCGGGCGTATCGATCCGGAAGATTACGCGGCGGCCGGTGATCCCAGTGACATGGTCGCCGCCGGCCGCTGCGCGGCGGTGCGCGAGGCACGGGAAGAAGCTGGCGTCGGGATCGAACACAGCGGCCTGCGACTCTTCTCCCGCTGGGTCACGCCCGAAGGATTACCGAAGCGCTTTGACACTCTGTTCTTCGTGGCTCGGGCCAGCAACGATACCGTGCAGGTGGACGGCGGGGAGATTCATGAGCATCGTTGGCTGCGCCCCGATGAAGCACTGGCGCTGCACCGCCCCGGGGAGTTCGACCTTCCCCCGCCGACCTTCGTGACACTGACGCAGCTTGCCGCGCATCGCGCCGTCGACGAGATCCTCACCGCCGCGCCGCCCGGTCCCCTCGAACCGTTCGCGCCGCGGCTGCACCTGATTCCGGAGGGCGCCTGCTCGCTCTACGCCGGCGACGCCGCGTACGAAAGCGGCGACGTCCATTTGCCCGGCCCGCGCCACCGTCTGTGGATGACGGAGGCTGGCTGGCGCTACGAACGGAGCGCGACAATCGGAGAGCGGTCCTCAGCCCCCGCCGTCCAAATGGAGAAACCCCTATGA
- a CDS encoding cupin domain-containing protein has protein sequence MIAETSEPIERHGAELPVTAYPYHHQLFASASGAGATGMLFDSKHFTVMAIAQPANSETPDLNVDKEGDRILICLDGDLSLQIGENQFRLGPGDAVQIPRGVRFGKTSSGPGAHMLLIRGKSMRSFSMYR, from the coding sequence ATGATTGCCGAGACGTCCGAGCCGATTGAGCGCCATGGAGCGGAACTTCCGGTCACGGCGTACCCGTACCATCACCAATTGTTCGCCTCAGCAAGCGGTGCGGGTGCGACGGGGATGCTCTTTGACAGTAAACACTTTACGGTGATGGCGATTGCTCAGCCAGCGAATTCGGAGACGCCGGATTTGAATGTGGACAAGGAAGGCGATCGGATCTTGATCTGCCTTGATGGAGACTTGTCTCTTCAGATCGGCGAAAATCAGTTTCGGCTGGGGCCGGGAGATGCCGTACAGATTCCGCGGGGCGTTCGCTTTGGCAAGACCAGTTCCGGCCCCGGCGCGCACATGCTGCTGATCCGGGGCAAGAGCATGCGCTCGTTCTCGATGTACCGGTAG